Within the Candidatus Beckwithbacteria bacterium genome, the region GTTTTGATTAATTCTTGGTCTTTTTTATCCAAAGTGTCGTTCCAGTCTTTTAAAATTACCGGCAGTTGAGCGGAAACATCTTTAACTTGACTAATATCGTTAAAACTGTTGGTGTTTAATAAGACGTTTAGTTCGTCGGTTTTGCCGGCATTAATGGTGGCTAAAACTTGATTGGAGTCGGGCGACCAGGCAAGGCGGGCGTTCACTAAATCAATTTTGGTCGAAGTGCGGCTGATTTGGCGCGGGTCGGAATTTAAAGCAAAAGGGCGGTCAAATAAATCCAAGATGTAGAGGCCATTTTTGGCGTCAGTAGTGGCGTTATTAACGCTAAAGACAATTTTTTGGCCGTCCGGGGAAGGAATCGGGTTAATGGCGCCGGAAAAAGTTAAGGGGGTAAGGTTGGGGACGGCCGGGAAAAGGCGGGTATTGGTTTGGGTGACCAGTTCGGGTTCAAGTTTTAAGGTTTTCTCCCAGGGAATGTAGCCGTCTTTGGCAATTTTAATTTTATAGTCTTTGGGCGGTAAATTTAAAGTCGTGTCCGTGGCGGTGGTCAACTTATCATTAATAAAAACCGTGGCGCCGCGGGGAGTAGAGTTGGCGGCCAAGAGGCCGGTGCCTTCCATTTTTTTGGTGATGAAAGAAGGGCGATAACCTTTGGCGAGCCTGATGGCAAAGATCGTTCCAGCGGTCAGCAGGGCGATAATACAAATAACGATTAGTAGGCGGGGAATTCGGCGCATAGAGATATTATACCTGATTAGTTAATAATCAACCAATCAATCGGGCTGTCATTATTAACCGGGTAGTTGGTAAAGACGGTAAATTCTTTTTTAGCA harbors:
- a CDS encoding PEGA domain-containing protein, with protein sequence MRRIPRLLIVICIIALLTAGTIFAIRLAKGYRPSFITKKMEGTGLLAANSTPRGATVFINDKLTTATDTTLNLPPKDYKIKIAKDGYIPWEKTLKLEPELVTQTNTRLFPAVPNLTPLTFSGAINPIPSPDGQKIVFSVNNATTDAKNGLYILDLFDRPFALNSDPRQISRTSTKIDLVNARLAWSPDSNQVLATINAGKTDELNVLLNTNSFNDISQVKDVSAQLPVILKDWNDTLDKKDQELIKTLPVFMQTVATASANFVFSPDAEKIMYVPDQTITIPDNLIPQLPASSTQKQTRQLQPANIYIYDLLEDRNFWLTNAWQSSPTPTPNPKIKAVPPKIDPVAELTKRYSPIALSSIKWYPDSRHVIVINDSLPAQAGKIIITEYDATNADTVYAGPFSANFAYPWPNGSRLIILTSLNGGSDLPPNLYSINLK